The following are from one region of the Tenacibaculum dicentrarchi genome:
- a CDS encoding Arc family DNA binding domain-containing protein, whose protein sequence is MAKKKAFALRINEDMIKAIEKWAADEFRSTNGQIEWMLMQTLKQAKREPKKEEQ, encoded by the coding sequence ATGGCAAAAAAGAAAGCATTTGCACTTCGTATAAATGAAGACATGATTAAGGCAATTGAAAAATGGGCTGCTGATGAATTTCGTTCAACAAACGGACAGATTGAATGGATGCTTATGCAAACACTCAAGCAAGCCAAACGTGAACCTAAAAAGGAAGAACAGTAA
- a CDS encoding flavin-containing monooxygenase produces the protein MLDYVVIGGAQAGLSMAYHLKKIGKKFIILDGEKEIGASWLNRWDSLKLFTPTEYNHLPGFKFDAPKGHYPTKVEVSDYFKNYVKKFDINVQLNTLVTSVKKNENGFLVGYKEGEIQTKNVIVATGPFHIPYTPPCHTKISESVLQMHSNFYKNDSQLQNGDALVVGGGDSGYQILNELSKDGSRTVYFSGDTNVKSLPQQFLGKTLWWWFTLIGFLSYSKYSWIGKKINSSIQPVIGTDVKEILSRKNVIAVGRTNSALNTDITFEKQTVSSIKNIVWATGYRPNFSWIESLELDKDGYPKNYRGVSTIEGLYFIGLPWMFTRGSATLGGVANDASYLADIIKNK, from the coding sequence ATGTTAGATTATGTAGTAATTGGAGGAGCACAAGCGGGATTATCAATGGCGTATCATTTAAAAAAGATAGGCAAAAAATTCATCATTTTAGATGGTGAGAAAGAAATTGGGGCTTCTTGGTTAAACAGATGGGATTCTTTAAAGTTATTTACACCAACAGAATATAATCATTTACCTGGTTTTAAATTTGATGCTCCAAAAGGACATTATCCAACAAAGGTTGAGGTGAGTGATTACTTTAAAAACTACGTGAAAAAATTTGATATCAATGTACAGTTAAACACCTTGGTAACATCGGTTAAAAAAAATGAAAATGGTTTTTTGGTAGGCTATAAAGAGGGTGAAATTCAAACCAAAAATGTTATTGTAGCTACCGGTCCTTTTCATATTCCGTACACGCCACCTTGCCACACTAAAATTTCTGAAAGTGTTTTGCAGATGCATAGTAATTTTTATAAAAATGACAGCCAATTACAAAATGGTGATGCGCTTGTTGTGGGTGGAGGCGATTCTGGTTATCAAATTTTAAACGAATTGTCGAAAGATGGTTCTCGAACGGTTTATTTTTCGGGAGATACCAATGTAAAGTCGTTACCACAGCAATTTTTAGGAAAAACATTATGGTGGTGGTTTACACTTATCGGTTTTTTAAGTTACAGCAAATATAGCTGGATTGGTAAAAAAATAAATTCATCAATACAGCCTGTTATTGGAACGGACGTAAAAGAGATTCTTTCTCGAAAAAATGTGATTGCTGTAGGACGTACAAATAGTGCATTAAACACCGATATTACTTTTGAAAAACAAACGGTTTCTAGCATTAAAAATATTGTTTGGGCAACAGGATATCGCCCAAATTTTAGTTGGATTGAAAGTTTAGAGTTAGACAAAGACGGGTATCCAAAAAATTACAGAGGCGTAAGTACTATTGAAGGTTTATATTTTATCGGTTTACCTTGGATGTTTACCCGTGGATCGGCAACCTTAGGAGGGGTGGCAAATGATGCGAGCTACCTAGCGGATATCATCAAAAACAAATAA
- a CDS encoding universal stress protein gives MKKIIVPVDFSVYSENALKTAASLAKKNNAEIVVVHMLELSHVMMNQSANFTQLESVFLLELAKKKFTEFLDKDYLSEIKVTPIIKHFKIFTELDALAKRENVDLIVIGSKGTSGIEEMFIGSNTEKVIRYATTPVLVVKETPITSKLQKAVFACEFSINDVGSYLTAKNFFKKLDCELELLYVSTPTISFKSSKEIEQSMFDFFEKAGEDVSCVKNVKIISDYTVESGVLYFADKSNVDIIALATHGRKGLSHFFEGSISEDIANHSKLPIISFKI, from the coding sequence ATGAAAAAAATAATTGTTCCCGTTGATTTTTCAGTTTATTCTGAAAATGCCTTAAAAACTGCCGCTTCTTTAGCTAAAAAAAATAATGCGGAAATTGTTGTTGTTCATATGTTAGAACTGTCGCATGTTATGATGAATCAATCGGCAAATTTTACGCAATTAGAATCGGTTTTTTTATTAGAATTGGCTAAAAAAAAGTTTACCGAATTTTTAGACAAAGATTATCTATCGGAAATAAAAGTAACACCAATTATTAAACATTTTAAAATTTTTACAGAATTAGATGCCTTAGCAAAGCGTGAAAATGTAGATTTAATTGTTATAGGATCTAAAGGTACAAGTGGTATTGAGGAAATGTTTATTGGTTCAAATACCGAAAAGGTAATTAGATACGCAACTACGCCTGTTTTAGTTGTAAAAGAAACTCCAATTACTTCGAAATTACAAAAAGCAGTATTTGCTTGTGAATTTTCAATTAATGATGTAGGTTCATATTTAACGGCTAAAAATTTCTTTAAAAAACTAGATTGCGAACTAGAGTTATTATATGTAAGCACGCCTACTATTAGTTTTAAAAGCAGTAAAGAAATTGAGCAAAGTATGTTTGATTTTTTTGAAAAAGCAGGTGAAGATGTTTCCTGTGTAAAAAATGTAAAAATTATTTCAGATTATACCGTAGAAAGTGGTGTATTATATTTTGCAGATAAAAGCAATGTCGATATTATAGCTCTGGCAACACATGGGCGCAAAGGGCTTTCTCATTTCTTTGAAGGAAGTATTTCTGAAGATATCGCTAATCATAGTAAATTACCGATAATATCGTTTAAAATATAA
- a CDS encoding sulfite exporter TauE/SafE family protein, with amino-acid sequence MILSALIFGLLGSFHCIGMCGPIAFMLPVDRSNKIKQFFQILSYHFGRLFTYGLIGLLFGLLGKGFYFFGFQQQLSIVVGILMILVILLPKTFQKYNFSKSINKWVMKIKSSLGKELKKKGNDTFFTIGFLNGFLPCGLVYMAVFGAVATTNALSGSLYMFIFGLGTIPLMTIIVYVGNFANALIRKRIQQIIPYVVVFIGILFILRGLGLGIPYVSPLPVSNLTVPIKGCH; translated from the coding sequence ATGATTTTATCAGCGCTTATATTTGGACTATTAGGAAGTTTTCATTGCATAGGAATGTGTGGACCCATAGCTTTTATGTTGCCTGTTGATAGAAGCAATAAAATTAAACAATTCTTTCAAATTTTAAGTTATCATTTTGGAAGATTATTCACTTATGGCTTAATTGGATTGTTATTCGGGTTATTAGGAAAAGGTTTTTATTTCTTCGGATTTCAGCAGCAACTTTCAATAGTGGTAGGTATTTTAATGATTTTGGTAATTCTTTTACCAAAAACGTTTCAAAAATATAATTTTTCAAAATCGATTAATAAATGGGTAATGAAAATAAAGTCATCATTAGGAAAAGAATTAAAAAAGAAAGGAAATGATACTTTTTTTACTATTGGCTTTTTAAATGGATTTTTACCTTGTGGGTTGGTTTATATGGCTGTTTTTGGTGCAGTGGCTACCACAAATGCTTTGTCAGGAAGTTTATATATGTTTATTTTTGGGTTAGGAACAATTCCGTTAATGACCATAATTGTATATGTTGGTAATTTTGCCAATGCTTTAATTCGAAAAAGAATACAACAAATCATTCCTTATGTAGTAGTTTTTATAGGGATATTATTTATTTTACGAGGCTTGGGCTTAGGAATACCTTATGTTTCTCCATTACCAGTAAGTAATTTAACAGTGCCAATTAAAGGCTGTCATTAA
- the ccoG gene encoding cytochrome c oxidase accessory protein CcoG encodes METPKNEQFRDSIGTINKEGKRAWVYPKKPSGRFYKYRSYVSYFLLLLLLAAPFVKINGNQFLLFNVIKRKFNIFGFPFWPQDFHLLVVSMIVGVVFIILFTVVFGRIFCGWICPQTIFLEMVFRKIEYWIDGDRGKQIRLEKQAWNAEKIKKRLLKWCIFFIISFLIANVFLAYLIGGDTVIEYATGNPLDNTSTLISLLIFTAVFYFIFAWFREQVCVIACPYGRLQGVLLDNKTINVAYDHVRGEGEKGRGKFSKKEDRATTGKGDCIDCAQCVNVCPTGIDIRNGTQLECVNCTACIDECDHMMEKVGLPKGLIRFASEENIEKKTPFQFTARMKGYTAVLGILIAVLIGMLFLRNDVEATILRLPGRLYEHKKNDIISNVYTFKVINKTTKQIDNVTYKLLSHKGTIKTVTQKAFEIPRQGLAEGTLFIEMHQAEMEDEKVHLRIGVYSGDKLIETTKTNFLGPRSYR; translated from the coding sequence ATGGAAACACCCAAGAACGAACAATTTAGAGATAGTATAGGTACCATCAATAAAGAAGGTAAGCGTGCTTGGGTGTATCCTAAAAAACCAAGCGGACGATTTTATAAATACAGGTCGTATGTTAGTTATTTTTTATTACTACTATTATTAGCTGCACCATTTGTGAAAATTAACGGAAATCAGTTTTTATTATTCAATGTAATAAAGCGAAAATTTAATATTTTTGGATTCCCTTTTTGGCCACAAGATTTTCATTTATTAGTAGTTTCTATGATTGTGGGCGTGGTGTTTATTATTTTATTTACCGTTGTTTTTGGGCGCATTTTCTGCGGATGGATTTGTCCGCAAACCATCTTTTTAGAAATGGTTTTTAGAAAAATTGAATATTGGATTGATGGCGATAGAGGGAAACAAATTCGCTTAGAAAAACAAGCCTGGAATGCCGAAAAAATAAAAAAACGACTTTTAAAATGGTGCATCTTTTTTATCATTTCATTTTTAATAGCTAATGTGTTTTTAGCCTATTTAATAGGAGGCGATACTGTAATTGAATACGCAACAGGTAATCCGTTAGATAATACAAGTACGTTAATTTCATTATTGATTTTTACAGCTGTTTTTTACTTTATTTTTGCATGGTTTAGAGAGCAAGTATGTGTTATTGCTTGTCCTTACGGAAGATTACAAGGAGTTTTGTTAGATAATAAAACAATTAATGTAGCCTATGACCATGTACGAGGAGAAGGTGAAAAAGGACGTGGAAAATTTAGTAAAAAAGAAGACAGAGCAACTACAGGAAAAGGAGATTGTATTGACTGTGCTCAATGTGTAAATGTATGTCCTACAGGAATCGATATTAGAAACGGAACACAATTAGAATGTGTAAACTGTACCGCATGTATTGATGAGTGTGACCATATGATGGAAAAAGTAGGTTTACCAAAAGGGTTGATTCGTTTTGCAAGTGAAGAAAATATTGAAAAGAAAACACCTTTTCAATTTACCGCTAGAATGAAAGGATATACAGCTGTTTTAGGAATTTTAATAGCTGTTTTAATAGGAATGTTATTTTTAAGAAATGACGTAGAAGCTACTATTTTACGATTACCAGGGCGATTATACGAACATAAAAAAAATGACATAATTAGTAATGTTTATACCTTTAAGGTTATTAATAAAACAACCAAACAAATTGATAATGTAACGTATAAATTACTTTCTCATAAAGGGACGATAAAAACAGTAACCCAAAAGGCTTTTGAAATTCCAAGGCAAGGATTAGCAGAAGGAACCTTATTTATTGAAATGCACCAAGCAGAAATGGAAGATGAAAAAGTACATCTCAGAATTGGTGTTTATAGTGGCGATAAATTAATAGAAACCACAAAAACTAACTTTTTAGGACCAAGAAGTTATCGATAG
- a CDS encoding DUF4369 domain-containing protein, whose amino-acid sequence MKKIIAVLAFSILAFACSSKKEGNMIVKGQIKGLKKGTLYLQKMNDTVLVSVDSVALLGSDKFTLSDDVSSPVMYFLTFDGNTDNKHIMFFGEQGNITINDNLDEFGFKPEIKGSKNQEVMDKFNKIDTKFKDLRLGFIKKDFDARAAKDTELVKQLENDYKKMMKRRFLFSTNFAIANANSEAAPYIALSELFDANVVLLDTINNSLSKTVKSSDYGKRLQKFITEIKNKETE is encoded by the coding sequence ATGAAAAAAATTATCGCAGTTTTAGCCTTTTCTATATTGGCTTTCGCATGTTCTTCTAAAAAAGAAGGAAATATGATTGTTAAAGGTCAAATTAAAGGATTAAAAAAAGGGACGTTATATCTTCAAAAAATGAACGATACCGTTTTGGTTTCTGTTGATTCTGTTGCTTTATTAGGAAGCGATAAATTTACTTTGTCAGACGATGTAAGCTCGCCGGTAATGTATTTTTTAACTTTTGATGGAAATACCGATAATAAACATATTATGTTTTTTGGTGAACAAGGAAACATTACTATTAACGATAACTTAGACGAATTTGGTTTTAAACCTGAAATAAAAGGCTCTAAAAATCAAGAAGTAATGGATAAATTTAATAAAATAGACACAAAATTTAAAGATTTACGTTTAGGTTTTATTAAAAAAGATTTTGATGCACGTGCCGCCAAAGACACTGAATTGGTAAAGCAATTAGAAAATGATTATAAAAAAATGATGAAGCGTCGTTTTTTATTTTCTACTAATTTTGCCATCGCAAACGCCAATAGCGAAGCTGCTCCTTACATTGCTCTATCTGAATTATTTGATGCCAATGTTGTATTGTTAGACACCATTAATAACAGCCTTTCTAAAACTGTTAAAAGCTCTGATTACGGAAAACGTTTACAAAAATTTATTACCGAAATTAAAAATAAAGAAACTGAGTAA
- a CDS encoding DUF819 domain-containing protein gives MTAPIITNDAIVFGILMISLGFVFYTESKTSGFWHKFYKIVPGLFMAYFIPALFTTFGVISPEWESLNSAGEIVKGKSQLYYVASRFLLPAALILMTISIDLKAIFNLGSKALIMFFTGTVGIIIGGPIAILLISIFSPETVGGAGFDAVWRGLSTLAGSWIGGGANQTAMLEIYKYNPQKYGGMVFVDIVVSNIWMAILLIGIGKKDKINKWLKADTSAIEELKETMSTFTKSVQRNPSLTDFMLMLAIAFGTVSFAHFTSGYLSDFCSNLIAGIQSKGWQNIFSFLGSSFFWLISVSTIIAIGLSFTKAKNYEGAGASKIGSIFIYILVASIGMKMDLAMIFDNLGLIAIGVVWMAIHAGLLIFVAKLIKAPYFFLAVGSQANVGGAASAPIIAQAFHPSLASVGVLLAVFGYAIGTVGAIICTILMELSATL, from the coding sequence ATGACAGCACCAATTATTACAAACGATGCCATTGTTTTCGGAATTTTAATGATTTCTTTAGGCTTTGTATTTTATACCGAATCAAAAACTAGCGGTTTTTGGCATAAATTTTACAAAATAGTTCCAGGATTATTTATGGCGTATTTTATACCCGCACTTTTCACCACTTTTGGCGTAATTTCCCCTGAATGGGAAAGTTTAAATTCCGCAGGTGAAATTGTAAAAGGAAAATCGCAATTATATTATGTAGCAAGTCGATTTTTATTACCCGCTGCTTTAATTTTAATGACCATCAGTATCGATTTAAAAGCAATCTTTAACTTAGGATCAAAGGCATTAATTATGTTTTTTACAGGAACTGTAGGAATTATAATCGGTGGACCAATTGCTATTTTATTAATCTCTATCTTTTCGCCAGAAACTGTTGGAGGAGCTGGTTTTGATGCCGTTTGGCGTGGGCTTTCTACCCTTGCAGGAAGTTGGATTGGCGGAGGCGCAAATCAAACAGCTATGTTAGAAATTTACAAATACAACCCTCAAAAATATGGCGGAATGGTCTTTGTCGATATTGTTGTTTCTAATATCTGGATGGCTATTTTATTAATCGGAATTGGTAAAAAAGATAAAATTAATAAATGGTTAAAAGCCGATACCTCAGCAATTGAAGAGCTAAAAGAAACCATGTCAACCTTTACAAAAAGCGTACAAAGAAACCCAAGTTTAACCGATTTTATGCTTATGCTAGCAATTGCCTTTGGTACTGTTAGTTTCGCTCATTTTACATCTGGATATTTAAGTGATTTTTGTAGTAATTTAATCGCAGGAATTCAATCAAAAGGTTGGCAGAATATCTTTTCATTTTTAGGCTCAAGCTTCTTTTGGTTAATTAGTGTTTCAACCATTATTGCTATTGGATTATCGTTTACAAAAGCCAAAAATTACGAAGGCGCAGGCGCTAGTAAAATAGGGAGTATTTTTATCTATATATTAGTTGCATCTATCGGAATGAAAATGGATTTAGCTATGATTTTTGATAATCTTGGCTTAATTGCCATTGGCGTAGTTTGGATGGCTATTCATGCAGGATTACTAATTTTTGTCGCAAAATTAATTAAAGCACCTTATTTCTTTTTAGCCGTAGGAAGCCAAGCCAATGTTGGCGGTGCCGCTTCTGCTCCAATTATAGCACAGGCATTTCACCCATCGTTAGCCTCGGTTGGCGTGTTATTAGCCGTATTTGGATATGCTATTGGAACCGTTGGTGCAATTATCTGTACAATTTTAATGGAATTATCGGCTACTTTATAA
- a CDS encoding SPFH domain-containing protein — MQKEKIINPVNGYLMFAIVLLLVISGIVASIINENIGFIVISIAGFILSLGFILVNPNSSKVLLFFGKYVGTVKQNGLFWANPLYKKKTISLRASNFDSERLKVNDKLGNPIMISTILVWRVTETYKAAFDVDNYENFVRVQTDAAVRKLASMYPYDNFADEGHKEDITLRSSINEVSLALEKEIEERLSIAGIQVLEARIGYLAYAQEIASAMLKRQQATAIVAARHKIVQGAVEMVEMALEELNKKQIVDLDDERKAAMVSNLLVILCGDKEASPIVNTGTLNH, encoded by the coding sequence ATGCAAAAAGAAAAAATTATCAATCCAGTAAACGGTTATTTAATGTTCGCAATCGTTTTACTGCTCGTTATTAGCGGAATTGTAGCATCAATAATCAATGAAAATATCGGTTTTATAGTCATTTCAATAGCGGGTTTTATACTATCGCTTGGCTTTATTTTGGTAAATCCGAATTCTTCTAAAGTATTATTATTTTTTGGTAAATATGTAGGAACGGTAAAACAAAACGGCTTGTTTTGGGCAAACCCTTTATACAAAAAAAAGACTATTTCATTACGAGCAAGTAATTTTGATAGCGAACGTTTAAAAGTAAATGATAAATTAGGAAACCCTATAATGATTTCTACCATTTTAGTGTGGCGGGTTACCGAAACCTATAAAGCAGCTTTTGATGTTGATAATTACGAGAATTTTGTCCGTGTACAAACCGATGCTGCCGTGCGTAAATTAGCAAGTATGTATCCGTATGATAATTTTGCAGATGAAGGACACAAAGAAGATATTACCCTACGTTCTAGTATTAATGAAGTTAGTCTAGCTTTAGAAAAAGAAATAGAGGAGCGTTTGTCTATTGCAGGTATTCAGGTTTTAGAAGCTCGTATTGGTTATTTAGCCTATGCCCAAGAAATTGCAAGTGCTATGTTGAAACGTCAGCAAGCAACCGCTATTGTTGCGGCACGTCATAAAATTGTGCAAGGAGCCGTAGAGATGGTTGAAATGGCTTTAGAAGAATTAAATAAAAAACAAATTGTCGATTTAGACGACGAACGAAAAGCCGCAATGGTTAGTAATTTATTAGTTATTTTATGTGGTGATAAAGAAGCCTCGCCTATTGTAAATACAGGAACTTTAAACCATTAA
- a CDS encoding S1/P1 nuclease: MKLKVLVLFCVFLISTSAIANNEDFWGQTGHRATGEIAQNNLTKKAKRQIDKLLQGESLAFVSTYADEIKSDRKKFGKFYTWHYINMPLDAKYSEVAKNPKGDLITGIKACVKILKDKNSSIKDKRFYLKMLVHLIGDLHQPLHIGQKENKGGNAIQVQWHGKGSNLHRVWDGDLINMWDMSYLELADNAKRLSKEQIKALQKGTVIDWMQDTHTLTKKVYGSVKTGDKLSYRYSYDYFPVVREQLQKGGLRLAKLLNEIFC, from the coding sequence ATGAAACTTAAGGTATTAGTATTGTTTTGTGTTTTTTTAATAAGCACATCGGCTATCGCAAATAATGAAGATTTTTGGGGTCAAACAGGGCATAGGGCAACAGGAGAAATTGCACAAAATAATTTAACGAAAAAAGCAAAACGTCAGATTGATAAATTATTACAAGGCGAAAGCTTGGCGTTTGTGTCAACATATGCTGATGAAATAAAATCGGATAGAAAAAAATTTGGGAAATTTTACACTTGGCATTATATAAACATGCCGTTAGATGCAAAATATAGTGAGGTTGCTAAAAATCCAAAAGGTGATTTAATTACAGGAATTAAAGCCTGTGTGAAAATTTTAAAAGATAAAAATAGTAGTATTAAAGACAAGCGTTTTTATTTAAAAATGCTAGTGCATTTAATAGGTGATTTACACCAACCATTACATATTGGGCAGAAAGAAAATAAAGGAGGAAATGCAATACAGGTACAATGGCATGGAAAGGGGTCTAACCTGCATAGAGTTTGGGATGGCGATTTAATAAATATGTGGGATATGAGCTATTTAGAATTAGCCGATAATGCAAAGCGTTTATCAAAAGAACAAATTAAAGCACTTCAAAAAGGAACTGTTATCGACTGGATGCAAGACACGCATACATTAACGAAAAAAGTATATGGTTCTGTAAAAACAGGCGATAAACTAAGTTACCGTTATTCGTATGATTATTTTCCTGTGGTAAGAGAACAGTTACAAAAAGGAGGCTTGCGTTTGGCAAAATTATTAAATGAAATTTTTTGTTAA
- a CDS encoding FixH family protein, producing the protein MKLNWGAGIVIAIIAFMSFILYFVISMSTGNNYNHDLVSEEYYQKELVFQGDIDATKNAKELSENIKVQRVSEGLKIYFPTAFNPTDIKGKVFLYRPSNKQLDFEMPISISNTYLLVPEKRLLGGRWNIIVSWNYKNTPYLFEQELIY; encoded by the coding sequence ATGAAACTAAACTGGGGCGCGGGTATCGTAATTGCAATTATCGCATTTATGAGTTTTATTCTGTATTTTGTTATATCAATGAGTACAGGAAATAATTACAATCATGATTTGGTATCAGAAGAATATTATCAAAAAGAATTGGTTTTTCAGGGCGATATAGACGCTACTAAAAATGCTAAAGAATTATCAGAAAATATTAAAGTACAAAGAGTATCAGAAGGATTAAAAATCTATTTTCCAACAGCATTTAATCCTACTGATATTAAAGGAAAAGTGTTCCTATACAGACCATCTAATAAACAATTAGATTTTGAAATGCCTATTTCAATTTCTAATACATATTTGCTCGTGCCTGAGAAACGTTTATTGGGTGGTCGATGGAACATTATCGTTTCTTGGAATTACAAAAATACACCTTATTTATTTGAGCAAGAGTTAATTTATTAA